A stretch of Lathyrus oleraceus cultivar Zhongwan6 chromosome 6, CAAS_Psat_ZW6_1.0, whole genome shotgun sequence DNA encodes these proteins:
- the LOC127095247 gene encoding secreted RxLR effector protein 161-like → MVDAKSINTPMSINGNLDRDENGKDVDVKRYKGMFGSLLYLTASVYGIMFSVSMCARYQSAIKESHLKVIKRILVYLHGTSKYERWFSKGRDCSLVCYSDSNFSGCKSDRKSISGTCHIFSNSLVSWHIKKQFSIAFPTAEAEYVTVGSCCSQI, encoded by the coding sequence ATGGTAGATGCAAAGTCAATTAACACTCCAATGTCCATAAATGGAAACTTGGACAGGGATGAAAACGGTAAGGATGTTGATGTCAAAAGGTATAAAGGTATGTTTGGATCACTCTTATATCTTACTGCATCTGTGTATGGCATTATGTTTAGTGTATCCATGTGTGCTCGATATCAATCCGCTATTAAGGAATCACATTTAAAAGTTATAAAGCGCATCCTTGTATACCTTCATGGTACGTCTAAGTATGAGCGTTGGTTTTCCAAGGGTAGAGATTGTAGTTTGGTTTGTTACTCTGATTCCAATTtttccggttgcaaatcggataggaagagtATTAGTGGAACTTGCCATATCTTTTCAAACTCCTTAGTTAGTTGGCATATCAAGAAGCAATTCTCTATTGCTTTTCCAACTGCCGAGGCGGAATACGTCACAGTCGGTAGTTGTTGTTCTCAAATTTAA